The Teredinibacter sp. KSP-S5-2 genomic interval GCAACTACCAACGGCCACCAACTTTTAGCACTTACCGAATAAGCAAGGATAGCGAAAAAGCCGCTTCCCAAGACCGCCCCTAAAAAAACGCCTAACCATTGCCCGCCCACTGTCAATTGAGCACCACAACCTTTACATTGCACTTTCGAGCCAAAGGATGCGATCTTTAGCTTTTCAATTTTTGATACTGTATTTATGCCGCAATCAGGACATTTTAACTTCGGTTTCATATGCATTTAATGTCGAGTGGTTTTCCGGCTAAAACGGTTCATTTTCTGACGGAGCTATAAATTTTACTTTTTCTTTTCCACACTCCTTGCACAAGGTGGAGACTCTAATTTTGTAATTCACGAAAAATGAGCAGACATGTAAAAACTTTGGCAGAGAGCAATACATACAAAATAATATTACTATTGGGGTTACCCCCTCTCTAACCCCTATGCCATACACCCAACGTCTTTGCAGAAATGTACCCTCCTCAATACTTGCCCATATAATACTCACAATCAGATATGATATTCCCGCTAGAACGCTGAAAAATAGTATCAAAAATACACCCAAACCGATTAGATCAACAGGACTGGCTCGGAGCTTTACCCTCGGCCAGTAGTATCTTTCACAACACTTCATAGATTAAAGCCTTGCACACAGACGAACGTACCTACGGTTGGGACATCCGATCTCATAGCGGTGAATGTAATACAACTTGTTTGGAGTTCTTCCAATCACTTGCCAAAAACTCTATTCCAGTTGCCCTACGAAATTCCAACGGTGCCGCCTTTAGCTGGATTTCTATTTCTTGCTTATACCCCTGTTCATACAGGTGACCAGGAAAACCAATTATTAATGTCCCCGGTATCGACTTGCCTTCCAGCGTTCTGATATTGGATAGCCTCGCACGATTAATTATACCTCCAGTTTGAACACACTCAGGCTGGTGCGGAACAAGAATTCCATCTTGACAATAGTCTCGCCACCAACCAGTAGGCTTAGGGTTAGACACAATCGCCACTATTGTGGCCGGTATCTGAATGCCTGCATTTATCACCGAGCAACCCGCTTGTAAGGTTGCAAATATGATTAGGAAAATTGGATTCTTCATTGAATACCTAACACCGCGATAAAAAGGCGAGAAACTTGTTGCGCGTCAGCATTGAAAGAGCAATTTTTGATAGATTTGTTACATGCTCCATGGCTGAATACTAACTGCGTAAGAACTCGTATTGCAATTTTCACCGTAAAAAATAGCAACAATAACTGTACTACTTGAATTGTTGCATGCTTCAAATGTAACTCCATATTTTGAACCACCTTCGTACTCTGAGGGAACGATATCATACTGTCCAGCGTATGATCCGTCTTTTTGGAGTATTAAGGTTGTTCCGGAAAACGGTTTTTCGTTTTTTGTTGCCGGCACTACGATATTTACCACTCTACATAGACCAGAATCAACCTTTTCAATATCATAGAGTTTAACTGCAAATCCCTCTTCGCTGGCTTCTTCCAAGCCGATCTGAAACGCTTCGTGTGTATCAGTTGGACATACCATTTTAGTGGCATAAGAAGAGCTTGCTATTAAAGCGCTCAAAATCAGTGGATACATATTCATACTCAATTTGAGATGTGACGCCGTGATAATTTCCCCGCATTGCGGGGGTGAAGCTTTTGGGTAAATCACCCCAAAACGGAACAAAGTAATGGGGGGGAAATTAACCTCTTTGTTATAAGTTGCGCACTGTTTCTTTGAGACTTTCCCTTAATATTAGCCAGCCGGTGATAAGACCTGCGAGAGCAAAAAGTCCCCCGTAGTCCTGAAATAAATCAAATACACCGTTGTGCTCCGCTATTTTATGGAAAACTAATGCCCACAAAATACCAATAAGAACCGATATGCAAATAAATAGGTAATTTCCATACTTCACCGATATTACTTTCCGAGCCAAAAATTCTAACACCAAACTATAGATTAAACACGGAACCAAGCCGACAACAACTGCAATTGCAAAACCAAATAGAGCTATAAGTAGAATATCTGATGGAACGCTAGCTGGTGCTGACAAACACATCATCAAATGAATAGCCCCACTAACAATTAGAGGAGGCAATAATGTTCCGATCAATATTCTTTTTAACATAGACTTCTTTATAAAAACATATAATGGGGCAGACTGTTCTCTGGCCCATTAGAGCTAGTTGTAACATGTTTATACATGGCTACGCAGCTTTGACTGTCCAGCAAAGACCTAAGGTTAACGGTGTTTGAGCGCATTGTCAGGTATTTAGCCTCCCATCCCTGGTGGCAGAATGTCAAATTTTGGTACATCGCTAGGGAAGGTTGCCCATGATGGCGCTGAAGATGCGTAAATTGACATTTTAGGAGTGAACTTGTTGCTTTTTAGTGAAGTTGCCGATACGGAATAAAAATTACCGGCAGTTACTTCGGCGCATAAAACAGTGCTACAAGTCCCACAGAAGTGGTAATTTACCTCTTTGCCTGAATTACCAAGACGCGTATACGATAATGGTGTGCCCTTTGTAAATTTAAAATTTTCTCTTGGCACCCAAAGCCCAAACCATTTGTCTGAACCAGTGAGCGTTTGACACTCTTTGCAATAGCAAAAAACAGAACTTATCGGATCGTTATCAAAGTAAAACTCAGTGTCGCCGCAACTACAATTTCCCACATGCCTTTCCATATTACCTCCGATCTGGTCGATGTCCAATGGCGATATTGTAAAAATCATTCATATTTAAACTTCTTCCCAATGATGGGACTTCATCTTAGAGCAGACTTTATATATGATAAAGAACATATATAACCATGGAAGGCTTAGCCCTATGCCATACACAAAGACGCACAAAAACAAAACCCGAGAGAGAATTCTTGATAGCTCTTTCAGACTATTCGCAATAAAAGGTTTTAAAGGCGTTACAATCGATGATTTGATGAATAACTGCGGGCTTACTCGAGGCGCATTTTATGCACATTTCACGAGTAAAGCAGAACTTTACCGTGAGGCATTAAAATTTAGAGCCAGCAGCACTAAACTTGCCAGCCTTAAGCCAGGGGGCATATCAAATAAACAATGGTTGTCTTTGCTGCTAGACAAATACCTAAGCATGGAGCATGTGAAAGGAGAGAACTCTTTGTCTTGTCCGTTAGCGTTCCTCGCCACAGACATCAATATGCAGAATAAAGCACTAAAAACAGCTTATGCTGACACTTACCATGGTATGAATACAGCAATTATGGAGTATGCAAGTAGCTATACCGACTGTGACGAACACGATATTTTATCAGTTACAGCAATGATGATTGGTACTGTCGCTATAGCCAGAACGCTTCAGAATCAAGATTCGATTGAGAGTTTACTAGCAGCTTGCAGACGAGAAGCAGGTGTAAAATTGGGTGGGATATAACCCCTAAAGCAGGACGCCGCAAGCGGCATCCTGTTCGCTTTACTTGTCATATTGTATTTTTCCGTTGAACCAAACTAAACCAGTTCCCAGAGTTGTCCACGCCCATAGCTTCGACGCCATAAAGCTGTTCTGTAGGTGGCTGGATAAATTCCACGCCTTTAGCCACAAGCTCTTCGTATGTTTTTTGGCAATTTTCAGTTTCGAAAACGCCGGCTCCAAATGCACCCTCTTCGATTAAACTTCGTATTTTTTCGGCGGAGTCTTTGGTAAACATCGGCCCCTCTTTTGGCTCGGCCAATACCAGCTGAAGTTGTGAGTTAGATTTCGGATATACGGTTAACCATCGGAAACCTCCTTCGACCTTCATGTCATCACCAACCTCGAAACCGAGCTTGTTTTTGTAAAAATCAAGAGCTTCGTCCTGATTAAGTACGTATATTGTTGTATGCGCTATGGATGTGATCATCGATATATTCCCTGTTGTTAATTCATCTTTATCTTATAGAAATTATCAAAATGATATTTCTCCAATATTGCTCAGTTAGCCAATTTACCCAAAAAATGGTAGGCATAACATGCCGGTATAGACTGCGAGGGAAAACGGTATGCTTCAGAAGACAAAGCCCAAAGCTTACGACGGTATAAAGTAGGTGCCGTACCTACATGTTTTAAAAACAATGAAGAAAAGCTACCAAGACTGGTATAGCCCACTTTCTCACAAATTTCTGAGACACTATAATTTTCCGTGATAAGCATTTTCTTAGCTTGCTCGACTCTAATCCGAATCAAGAATTCGTTAGGCGTTTCTCCATAAGCATCCTTGAAAACACGCAAAAAATGATAAGGAGACATATATGAGTGCTTTGCTATGCAGGATAAGTTCAGATGTGCTTGATAATTATCAGCAATATAATCCCTACCCGCATTCAACCTTTCAAATTTATAATTCTTAGCCATAAAATATACTTCTTGATCCGCGTGAAATATGACGCCGTAAACACGCGCTTGTCACGATATTTT includes:
- a CDS encoding GFA family protein is translated as MIFTISPLDIDQIGGNMERHVGNCSCGDTEFYFDNDPISSVFCYCKECQTLTGSDKWFGLWVPRENFKFTKGTPLSYTRLGNSGKEVNYHFCGTCSTVLCAEVTAGNFYSVSATSLKSNKFTPKMSIYASSAPSWATFPSDVPKFDILPPGMGG
- a CDS encoding TetR/AcrR family transcriptional regulator, translated to MPYTKTHKNKTRERILDSSFRLFAIKGFKGVTIDDLMNNCGLTRGAFYAHFTSKAELYREALKFRASSTKLASLKPGGISNKQWLSLLLDKYLSMEHVKGENSLSCPLAFLATDINMQNKALKTAYADTYHGMNTAIMEYASSYTDCDEHDILSVTAMMIGTVAIARTLQNQDSIESLLAACRREAGVKLGGI
- a CDS encoding VOC family protein, whose translation is MITSIAHTTIYVLNQDEALDFYKNKLGFEVGDDMKVEGGFRWLTVYPKSNSQLQLVLAEPKEGPMFTKDSAEKIRSLIEEGAFGAGVFETENCQKTYEELVAKGVEFIQPPTEQLYGVEAMGVDNSGNWFSLVQRKNTI
- a CDS encoding helix-turn-helix transcriptional regulator, coding for MAKNYKFERLNAGRDYIADNYQAHLNLSCIAKHSYMSPYHFLRVFKDAYGETPNEFLIRIRVEQAKKMLITENYSVSEICEKVGYTSLGSFSSLFLKHVGTAPTLYRRKLWALSSEAYRFPSQSIPACYAYHFLGKLAN